Below is a genomic region from Terriglobales bacterium.
TCGAGCGCGTGATCTATGCCAAGCAGAATGCCGGCTGGATGCTGCGCCGCGATCTGCGCCAGGTGCGCGACGGAGAGATGATCGCCATCGGAACCGCCACCGATCCCTACCAGCCGGCGGAACGCCGCTACGGCGTGACCCGCACCATTCTGGAGGAACTGGCACGGCACCGCGGCCTCGAGCTGAGCATGGTGACCAAATCCAGCCTGATTCTGCGCGATGTGGACGTGTTGCAGCAGGTAAGTGCGCACAACCATTTCACCGTCCTGGTGACGGTGACCACCACCGACGCCAGATTGGCGCGCCTGCTGGAGCCGCGGGCCCCGCGTCCCGATCTGCGTTTGGAAGCTGTTCGCGGCCTGGTCGAAGCAGGGATCGAGGCCGGCGTGATGTGCGCGCCCATCCTGCCCGGAATCACGGATTCGCCGCGGAATCTGGAGGCGGTAGTGCGGGCTGCGGCCAACGCCGGCGCGCGCATGGTGGCCAACAACGCCCTGTTCCTGAAGCCCTGTTCTTTGCAAGTGTTCCTGCCCTTCGTGGAGCAGCATTTCGCTCACCTGGCCTCGGAGTATCGGCGGCGTTATGGCAAGCGGGCATACCTGCCGCATGACTATCGCCGTGAGATCTCGCAGCTCATGTCGCGCCTGCGCAGGAAATACGGCATCGGCGCGGACAAGCGGCCGGCGCAGAGCGTAGGGAGAGCACACCAGCAATTGGCCGAGCACCAGCTAGGACTGTTCTGACCGGCTGTGATGTAATAGCCGCTCCGCATGAAAGCCTTTGCCCTGATTCTTCTCTCCGTTCTATTGGTGCCCGCCATCGCGCTTTCGCAAGACGAGGGCCTGGTCCGCCAACTCGACACCAAGGAAGAGCAACTGGAAAAGCTTTGGGCCGACTACTGGACCACGGACCGCGAGATCGCCGTGGGGAACGACAAGCTCTCGACCGTGCCCATCCGGCAGCGCATCCGCGACGTCCTAACGGAGCCGGAATTCCTGGCGAAGCTGCGGGCGGCGCACCTTGACGACCCGACGCTCGAGCGGCGCCGCCAGCTTTTCCTGCAGGAGGCGATCGAGGCCCGGATCACGGCCGACACGGAACTGGCCCGGCTGGTGGAAGAAATCGAGCGCGACGAGGGCGCTATCCGCTACCAGGTGGGCGAGCGCAAGCTGACCCGGGCGGAGCTGAACAACATCGTAGGCCACGAGCCGGATCGCGCGCTGCGGCGCGCCGCCTGGGAGGCGCGAGCGCAAATCACGGTGCTGACCGGCGAGCGCGTACGCAAGGCCATGAAGCTGCGCGACGCGCTGGGGCAGCGCCATGCCGGGCGCGCCTTTTCGGACTTCATGCTGGAGCGCAAGCAGACCGATCGCAAGCGGTTGATGGCATGGTTCGAGGAGATCCGCCGCGAGACCGAGGCCGACTACAAGAAGCTGCTGGAACGCATGCGCCGTGAGCTGAAGGTGGAGAAAGTCGAGCCCTGGGATCTCGAGTACTACTTTTCCACACTCACCGCCGGTTTCGAAGAAACGCTGCTGCCGCCGGACGACGCCTGGCCGCGCATTCAGAAGCTGAGCCGGGCGCTGGGCTTCGATTTCGAGAAGCTGGGCACCGACGTGGTGATTGCCGACATCACCTTTGGCGGCGGGACCTATCCCATTTACTACGGCAAGCAGGCCCGCATCGTGGTGAACAAGTACAAGGGCATACGCTTCACGGACACGCTCTTGCACGAAGCCGGCCATGGACTGCACTTCACGCTGATGCGCGAGCCTTCGTTCCTGTTGCGCGCCAACTACGCTGAAGCCTACGGCGAAGGGCTGGGCCAGGTGATGGCGCTGCTGCTCTACCGCGACGAGATCGCAGAACCGTACTTCGGGCTTTCTGCGCAGCAGGTTCGCGCCATCCAGGAGCGCTACCGGCTGAAGTCCATGTTCGACCTGCGGGACACCATGGCGGATTCGCAGTTCGAGTTCGCCGCCTACGAGAATCCCGATCAGGACCTGGTCGCGCTCTACAACCGGATCTACTCCGAGTACCTGGGCGTGGACATG
It encodes:
- a CDS encoding radical SAM protein — translated: FRWTINPYRGCEFGCHYCYARYTHEFMELRDGRDFERVIYAKQNAGWMLRRDLRQVRDGEMIAIGTATDPYQPAERRYGVTRTILEELARHRGLELSMVTKSSLILRDVDVLQQVSAHNHFTVLVTVTTTDARLARLLEPRAPRPDLRLEAVRGLVEAGIEAGVMCAPILPGITDSPRNLEAVVRAAANAGARMVANNALFLKPCSLQVFLPFVEQHFAHLASEYRRRYGKRAYLPHDYRREISQLMSRLRRKYGIGADKRPAQSVGRAHQQLAEHQLGLF